One window from the genome of Thermococcus siculi encodes:
- a CDS encoding archaeosine biosynthesis radical SAM protein RaSEA, whose amino-acid sequence MTYWTSEDNVAGKTGTALFIILPTIGCYRFRINEACYMCAYPTAAPKVKWSQEAIVDYVREALKKIEGKKGPFAVRMFTSGSFLDNGELKPETRRKIFEILAELDEVKEIVIESRSELVRHDAVKELAEIVPDKHFEVAIGLETANDDIADVSINKGNTFADFVKAAEITHKAGAKVKTYLLLKPIFLSERDGIEDAKASIIKAEPYTDTFSINITDIQKGTLYERLWEKKEYRPPWLWSAVDVLIWAKKKFPHKRILSDPVGAGSKRGPHNCLTDYDRAIGRAIKKFSATQELSHIENLNPECREKWGYIVENGLLDWQLVTW is encoded by the coding sequence ATGACGTACTGGACGAGCGAGGACAACGTGGCCGGAAAGACTGGAACGGCCCTCTTCATAATCCTGCCCACGATAGGCTGCTACCGCTTCCGGATAAACGAGGCCTGCTACATGTGCGCCTATCCAACCGCCGCGCCGAAGGTAAAGTGGAGCCAAGAGGCGATAGTGGACTACGTAAGGGAGGCCCTCAAGAAGATAGAGGGTAAGAAGGGTCCCTTCGCGGTGAGGATGTTCACCTCAGGTTCCTTCCTCGACAACGGTGAGCTTAAACCCGAGACGAGGAGGAAGATCTTCGAAATCCTAGCGGAACTCGACGAGGTTAAGGAGATAGTCATCGAGAGCAGGAGCGAGCTGGTGAGACACGACGCCGTCAAGGAGCTGGCGGAAATAGTTCCGGACAAGCACTTCGAAGTTGCCATCGGCCTTGAGACGGCAAACGATGACATAGCCGATGTCTCAATAAACAAGGGCAACACCTTCGCCGACTTCGTGAAGGCCGCCGAGATAACCCACAAAGCTGGCGCTAAGGTCAAGACCTACCTCCTGCTCAAGCCGATCTTCCTTTCCGAGCGCGACGGCATTGAGGATGCGAAGGCGAGCATAATAAAGGCAGAGCCGTACACGGACACCTTCTCCATCAACATAACCGACATCCAGAAGGGGACGCTCTACGAGAGGCTCTGGGAGAAGAAGGAGTATCGCCCACCGTGGCTCTGGAGCGCGGTTGATGTTCTCATCTGGGCCAAGAAGAAGTTCCCACACAAGAGAATCCTGAGCGACCCGGTTGGTGCCGGTTCGAAGAGAGGCCCGCACAACTGCCTCACCGACTATGACAGAGCCATCGGGAGGGCCATAAAGAAGTTCTCGGCGACTCAGGAGCTGAGCCACATCGAGAACCTCAATCCGGAGTGCCGCGAGAAGTGGGGGTACATAGTCGAGAACGGACTCCTCGACTGGCAGCTGGTCACGTGGTGA
- the surE gene encoding 5'/3'-nucleotidase SurE gives MPRILLTNDDGIYSNGIRAAVKALSELGEVYVVAPLFQRSASGRAMTLHRPIRAKLVDVPGAKVAYGIDGTPTDCVIFAIARFGKFDMTVSGINLGENLSTEITVSGTASAAIEAATHGIPGIAISLEVDWKKTLGEGEGIDFSVATLFLRRIAEAVLRKGLPGGVDMLNVNVPSDATPETPIAMTRLARKRYCPTVEERVDPRGHPYYWIVGRRTTEFEPGTDAYALKVERKVSVTPINIDMTAGVDFGEVRMVLTGG, from the coding sequence ATGCCAAGAATACTCCTCACCAACGACGACGGTATATACTCCAACGGGATTAGAGCAGCTGTTAAAGCACTCAGCGAGCTAGGCGAAGTCTACGTGGTTGCTCCCCTCTTCCAGCGAAGCGCGAGCGGAAGGGCCATGACGCTCCACAGACCGATAAGGGCGAAGCTCGTTGACGTGCCGGGTGCAAAGGTCGCCTACGGGATAGATGGAACGCCCACAGACTGCGTCATCTTCGCCATCGCCCGCTTCGGGAAGTTTGACATGACCGTGAGCGGCATAAACCTCGGAGAGAACCTCAGCACCGAGATAACGGTCTCTGGAACCGCTTCCGCCGCTATAGAGGCGGCGACCCATGGGATTCCGGGTATAGCCATAAGCCTTGAAGTGGACTGGAAGAAGACCCTCGGGGAGGGGGAGGGCATCGATTTTTCGGTGGCAACTCTTTTCCTCCGCAGAATTGCCGAGGCGGTCCTCAGGAAGGGCCTCCCAGGGGGAGTGGATATGCTCAACGTGAACGTGCCGAGCGATGCAACGCCAGAAACGCCTATCGCCATGACGAGACTTGCCAGAAAGCGCTACTGTCCAACTGTGGAGGAGCGTGTTGATCCCCGGGGACACCCTTACTACTGGATAGTGGGGAGGAGAACCACCGAGTTCGAGCCGGGAACGGATGCATATGCACTCAAGGTGGAGAGGAAGGTCAGCGTTACGCCGATAAACATCGACATGACGGCGGGGGTTGATT